In the genome of Bdellovibrio bacteriovorus, one region contains:
- a CDS encoding DUF3015 family protein, translating to MKLVNVVLVALLVSGVAHAQKKGGLLSQVSGQGYGSAGCGFGSIVMGSDGNQVLAATTNGTSGSQTFGISTGTLNCQQDGIFKSGREVPAFIEVNKLALANDAARGQGETLAGLANLMGCNSSAFAPVMKKNYNKIFVETNMQPAAIEANINAVVAQNNVCGA from the coding sequence GTGAAATTGGTAAATGTAGTTCTTGTAGCATTGTTGGTATCTGGTGTTGCTCACGCTCAAAAAAAGGGCGGTCTTTTGTCACAAGTTTCTGGCCAAGGTTATGGTTCAGCAGGTTGTGGTTTCGGTTCTATCGTAATGGGTTCTGATGGCAACCAAGTTCTTGCGGCTACTACAAACGGAACTTCTGGTTCTCAAACTTTCGGTATCTCTACTGGTACATTGAACTGCCAACAAGATGGTATCTTCAAATCAGGTCGCGAAGTTCCTGCTTTCATCGAAGTGAACAAATTGGCTTTGGCTAACGACGCAGCTCGTGGACAAGGTGAAACTTTGGCAGGTCTTGCTAACTTGATGGGTTGCAACTCTTCAGCGTTTGCTCCTGTAATGAAGAAGAACTACAACAAAATCTTCGTTGAAACAAACATGCAACCAGCAGCTATCGAAGCAAACATCAACGCAGTTGTTGCTCAAAACAACGTTTGCGGCGCTTAG
- a CDS encoding Lnb N-terminal periplasmic domain-containing protein has protein sequence MLLSVLPFLFLNSWSASSVPDSSSAAKVLQIAQTKKLAEDRQWQKLLHFERDTFFVTESQIDSPNFFLSVKGKKDPHAELEATIQAFFQEPPADVNEHAQCKFPARYQWLKDHLKNENILWKDLKCDRYLAFAKGMQGESVSLVFSSYYLNNPSSAFGHTFLRVNKAAEQDGQRHELLDYGLNYAAEADTNNAFLYGFKGLFGLFPGQFRAIPYYYKVREYNNAESRDLWEYELDIKPRAVSMLVAHVWELGPAQIDYWYLTENCSYHMLSILEAADPNVDILAHLDHYVIPADTIRVLWIKTSLIKSYKYRPSIRQVYFERGKILNKEEQKEFAELVHQIRAQDEIVYGKSFQDRTPESQAKILDAFIDFIDFQYSKEVQEAGREAQLKMRVLGKRSEIAVEPQIIKIDPAPEDRPHLAHPSGRWGVGYLHDTSDKDLALLTHRFALHDRLDPAWGYPTYSQITFFDLGFSYGSSYSNPDEKRFELENFAAFELVSASPWSKLIPDHSWRFKLGIERTRNENFLPTHEGVMKLGGGWTFDYGTFDITAQVQGEVHYGPSLADNNFWVGAGPLLEVHYKVNAWWLWQAGLYYRRDSAWNQQDYFRSQIETQYSFTKSFGVRASYRNERFLEETSLQLFNYY, from the coding sequence ATGCTTTTGTCAGTACTTCCGTTTCTTTTTTTAAATTCTTGGTCCGCATCGTCAGTCCCAGATTCATCCTCCGCGGCGAAGGTGCTGCAAATCGCTCAAACAAAAAAGCTGGCTGAGGATCGCCAGTGGCAAAAGCTGCTTCATTTTGAACGCGATACATTCTTTGTGACCGAAAGTCAGATTGATAGTCCGAATTTTTTCTTGTCGGTAAAGGGAAAGAAAGATCCCCACGCCGAGCTCGAAGCGACAATTCAGGCTTTTTTTCAGGAACCGCCCGCAGATGTGAATGAGCATGCGCAATGTAAATTTCCGGCTCGTTATCAGTGGCTGAAAGATCATCTGAAAAATGAAAATATTCTTTGGAAAGATTTGAAGTGCGATCGCTATTTGGCTTTTGCCAAGGGTATGCAAGGTGAGTCGGTTTCATTGGTCTTTTCAAGTTACTACTTAAACAATCCTTCATCTGCGTTCGGCCATACGTTTTTACGCGTAAATAAAGCCGCAGAACAAGATGGTCAACGCCATGAGCTTTTGGATTACGGCCTGAACTACGCTGCCGAAGCCGACACGAATAATGCTTTTCTTTATGGTTTCAAAGGTCTTTTCGGTCTTTTCCCAGGGCAGTTTCGTGCGATTCCTTATTACTATAAGGTGCGCGAGTATAATAATGCCGAGTCTCGCGATCTTTGGGAATACGAACTGGATATCAAGCCGCGCGCAGTTTCTATGCTGGTTGCGCACGTGTGGGAATTAGGGCCGGCGCAGATTGATTACTGGTATCTGACTGAAAACTGTTCGTATCACATGCTTTCTATTTTAGAAGCCGCCGATCCCAACGTTGATATCTTAGCGCACTTAGATCATTACGTGATTCCCGCAGATACGATTCGTGTTCTTTGGATAAAAACCTCTTTGATTAAGAGTTATAAGTACCGTCCGTCCATTCGGCAGGTTTACTTCGAGCGTGGGAAAATTCTGAATAAAGAAGAACAAAAGGAATTTGCGGAACTTGTTCATCAGATTCGCGCGCAAGACGAAATCGTCTATGGAAAGTCTTTTCAAGACAGAACTCCAGAGTCGCAAGCCAAGATCTTGGATGCATTTATCGACTTCATTGACTTTCAATATTCGAAAGAAGTGCAAGAGGCAGGACGGGAAGCGCAGCTTAAGATGCGCGTTTTAGGAAAACGCAGTGAGATCGCCGTTGAGCCACAAATTATTAAAATCGATCCGGCGCCAGAGGATCGCCCCCACTTAGCGCATCCGTCGGGCCGTTGGGGTGTTGGGTATTTGCACGACACTTCAGATAAGGATCTGGCACTTCTGACTCATCGGTTTGCTTTGCATGATCGTTTAGATCCCGCGTGGGGATATCCGACTTACTCACAAATCACGTTTTTTGATTTGGGTTTTTCTTACGGGTCTTCTTACAGCAATCCGGATGAAAAGCGTTTTGAGCTTGAAAATTTCGCCGCCTTTGAACTTGTTTCTGCCAGTCCGTGGTCCAAATTAATTCCGGATCATTCGTGGAGATTTAAGTTAGGCATCGAAAGAACTCGCAATGAAAATTTTCTGCCCACGCATGAAGGTGTTATGAAGTTGGGCGGTGGATGGACATTTGACTATGGCACTTTTGACATCACGGCTCAGGTTCAAGGCGAGGTGCACTATGGACCTTCTTTGGCAGATAACAATTTCTGGGTGGGCGCCGGACCTCTTCTTGAAGTTCACTATAAAGTAAATGCCTGGTGGTTGTGGCAAGCGGGCCTTTACTATCGTCGTGACTCAGCGTGGAATCAGCAGGATTACTTTAGAAGCCAAATAGAAACGCAATACAGTTTCACAAAGTCCTTCGGGGTGCGCGCGTCTTATCGCAACGAGAGATTCCTTGAGGAAACGAGTCTTCAGCTGTTTAATTATTACTGA
- a CDS encoding class I SAM-dependent methyltransferase, producing the protein MSQSTAFPYLHGFSKDEQERLRKQARFGEYTVYQNINLASVQNLLEVGCGVGAQSEIILRRFPDLKLTGIDRSTKQLEAAQYHLSQMPFANGRFQLQEMDATSMKFSANAFDGAFLCWILEHVPDPIRVLSEVRRVLRPGSVIYITEVMNASFFLDPYSPNVSKYWMAFNEYQLTQKGDPFVGAKLGNFLMQLGYKDIQTEVKTWYLDNRSPQARKDCIEYWTELLLSASDQLVEADYVSDEIVQGMKDEMAKVASDPNAVFYYSFVQAKAYT; encoded by the coding sequence ATGTCGCAGTCCACGGCCTTTCCTTACTTGCACGGTTTTTCAAAAGATGAACAAGAGCGTTTGCGCAAGCAGGCTCGTTTCGGTGAATACACGGTTTATCAAAATATCAATCTAGCTTCCGTGCAAAATCTTTTGGAAGTTGGCTGTGGTGTCGGCGCGCAAAGTGAAATCATTCTGCGCCGTTTTCCTGATTTGAAATTAACGGGTATTGATCGCAGCACCAAACAGTTGGAGGCCGCCCAATATCATCTTTCGCAAATGCCTTTTGCAAATGGTCGATTCCAGTTGCAAGAGATGGATGCGACTTCCATGAAGTTTTCTGCGAACGCCTTTGACGGGGCTTTCTTATGTTGGATCTTAGAGCATGTTCCGGACCCCATTCGTGTTTTATCAGAAGTTCGTCGCGTGCTTCGTCCCGGCTCGGTGATTTATATCACCGAGGTGATGAATGCTTCGTTCTTTCTAGATCCTTACTCTCCCAATGTTTCCAAATACTGGATGGCATTTAACGAATATCAACTGACCCAAAAAGGCGATCCTTTCGTCGGAGCAAAGTTAGGAAACTTCCTGATGCAGCTAGGGTATAAGGATATTCAAACGGAAGTAAAAACTTGGTACTTAGACAATCGTTCTCCGCAAGCGCGTAAAGACTGTATTGAATACTGGACGGAATTACTTTTAAGCGCCAGCGATCAGTTGGTCGAAGCCGACTATGTGTCGGACGAAATCGTTCAGGGAATGAAAGATGAAATGGCGAAGGTGGCGAGTGACCCGAACGCCGTGTTTTATTATTCTTTCGTTCAGGCCAAGGCTTATACCTAA
- a CDS encoding CorA family divalent cation transporter, with protein sequence MKRFEHQWQDFKWVDCEAPSQENFVQLAEEFPIPLQVLSSCLDPEHLPTAEFYEKCLMIILRHQDLQAKPKAATMQELTTKLVLFIGKDFVLSVHRSALPCTSEKKDKAAFEKHTLNSLVKNLVLQTIKSFDAPLDQLDSKTDIIEERVFALKRRNILREGYTIKRKVSSYRKVFKFTADILNKISTEVTIPLRDLNHVREPLDKLIFYADGIHEEITGLLNLHLSLMSQKTNEASYRTNEVMRVLTVFSIFFLPLNFIAGIYGMNFDNMPELHTQNGYYVILSVMLLVVTVITYWIFKKGWLKKDNL encoded by the coding sequence ATGAAACGGTTTGAGCATCAATGGCAAGATTTTAAGTGGGTCGATTGCGAAGCTCCTTCGCAAGAAAATTTCGTTCAACTTGCAGAAGAGTTTCCTATTCCGCTTCAGGTGCTTTCTAGCTGCTTAGATCCCGAACATCTGCCCACGGCGGAGTTCTATGAAAAATGCTTAATGATTATTTTGCGTCATCAGGATTTGCAGGCAAAGCCAAAAGCCGCGACCATGCAAGAACTGACAACAAAGCTCGTGCTTTTTATCGGAAAAGACTTCGTTCTTTCCGTTCATCGCTCGGCTCTTCCCTGCACTTCAGAGAAAAAAGACAAAGCGGCCTTTGAAAAGCACACGCTGAATTCTTTGGTCAAGAATCTGGTTCTACAGACGATAAAAAGCTTTGATGCTCCTTTAGATCAACTGGATTCTAAAACGGATATCATTGAAGAGCGGGTCTTTGCTTTAAAAAGAAGAAATATCCTGCGGGAGGGTTACACGATCAAACGCAAGGTCTCTTCCTACCGCAAAGTTTTTAAATTCACGGCGGATATACTGAACAAAATCAGTACTGAAGTGACAATCCCTTTGCGCGATCTGAATCACGTGCGCGAGCCCTTAGACAAACTGATTTTCTATGCGGATGGCATTCATGAAGAGATCACAGGTCTTTTAAACCTTCATCTGTCATTGATGTCGCAGAAAACCAATGAAGCCTCTTATCGCACCAATGAAGTTATGCGCGTCCTTACCGTGTTCTCGATCTTCTTTTTACCTTTGAATTTTATAGCCGGTATTTACGGAATGAACTTCGACAATATGCCCGAGTTGCACACTCAAAATGGATACTATGTCATTTTGAGCGTGATGCTTTTAGTGGTGACCGTGATTACCTACTGGATCTTCAAGAAAGGTTGGCTTAAAAAAGACAATCTTTAG
- a CDS encoding alpha/beta hydrolase: protein MTKFSELRRTFLKCIALLSLTGCQSYFYFPMKEKLFDPAKIKMQPEDVFLKTQSGNTIHGWYFPATTVTESKGTLLFFHGNAENLTSHFLMFHWLPAKGYNYFIFDYPGYGLSTGKPSPESTVEAGMAAAEWLHLKKDSRPLIIYGHSLGGIVALRTVEEIKNEVPIRNVIIEASFSSYQQMARNVLSRRWFTWPLQPISYVVISDNYAPKSLADISPLPLLFIHGADDYAVELKNSEKMFAAARSPKEFWVIPGGHHGDLYELRNGELRDQLLAYLSKTLTVSK, encoded by the coding sequence ATGACAAAGTTTTCTGAGCTTCGCCGTACCTTTTTGAAATGCATTGCGTTGCTGTCGTTGACGGGCTGCCAGTCGTATTTCTATTTTCCCATGAAGGAAAAACTTTTTGATCCGGCGAAAATTAAAATGCAGCCGGAAGATGTGTTTTTGAAAACACAAAGTGGAAACACGATTCATGGCTGGTATTTTCCCGCGACAACGGTGACAGAAAGCAAAGGAACTTTGCTTTTCTTCCATGGCAATGCCGAAAACTTAACGTCTCACTTTTTGATGTTTCATTGGCTTCCGGCAAAGGGATACAACTACTTTATTTTTGATTATCCAGGTTATGGTCTTTCTACAGGAAAACCTTCGCCAGAAAGCACCGTTGAAGCGGGGATGGCGGCGGCAGAGTGGTTGCATCTAAAAAAAGATTCTCGACCTTTGATCATCTACGGTCATAGCTTAGGTGGGATTGTTGCCTTAAGAACTGTGGAGGAGATTAAAAATGAAGTTCCTATTCGCAACGTCATTATTGAAGCCAGTTTTTCCTCCTACCAACAAATGGCTCGCAATGTTTTAAGTCGTCGCTGGTTTACGTGGCCGCTTCAGCCGATCAGTTATGTTGTGATCAGCGACAACTATGCACCGAAGTCTTTGGCAGACATTTCTCCGTTACCGCTTCTTTTCATTCATGGCGCTGACGACTATGCGGTGGAGCTTAAGAACTCCGAGAAAATGTTTGCGGCCGCGCGCAGTCCTAAGGAATTTTGGGTGATTCCAGGGGGGCATCACGGTGATCTCTATGAACTTCGCAATGGCGAGCTTCGGGATCAATTATTGGCCTACCTATCTAAAACTTTGACAGTGTCTAAGTAG
- a CDS encoding penicillin-insensitive murein endopeptidase, which produces MKSRLFTLIFTLPLIITACAPDQRDQGSTPVTTYEPPRPTVVEQDGYKIASGATRLVDTSVVFDATTKAMTLKGKIEYLPVRGQSLQMIDVDLAGLVDQDGFINLRSARKEVSLPQGVQLAAKATCLSEEGTCHSSFIDIYLYADGLIYHHQIESHQEAPKKDSAEEKKEEPTSPEQTEPEDELESEGGADEVEGDPGHYVGSVKEDIENLLDVKPEPKKDEPKKEEPKSGEPKKEEPKKEEPEAETPKKDEPKKDEPKKDEPKKQEPKPETPKIPVPTPRPETPKKDEPKKEEPKKEEPATDSKPEIKKVSQAIGPVNQGRLENAMNILRYQETHEPTGFKVMRPARLTHFATNELGYIVTQMGLFTKKEMPGYVMSIGDLSREKGGKLGSHKSHQNGLDADVALFFNNKSFQGFFASAVAVDKPHANWMEEEQWKLFKHVVKTNLIDRIFIHKVLKKSLCNIAIKNGELQKGKNEGLAYETLRRLIADTDHHNHFHLRVKCSSAQVRCRQMAEPAHGSGCF; this is translated from the coding sequence ATGAAGAGCCGTCTTTTTACTCTTATTTTTACGCTTCCCTTAATAATCACAGCTTGTGCTCCCGATCAGCGCGACCAGGGTTCAACCCCGGTCACGACTTATGAACCTCCGCGCCCCACGGTGGTGGAACAAGACGGTTATAAAATTGCTAGCGGGGCGACTCGTCTAGTGGACACCAGTGTTGTCTTTGATGCGACAACCAAAGCGATGACTCTTAAAGGTAAAATTGAATATCTGCCGGTTCGTGGGCAGTCGTTGCAAATGATCGATGTAGACCTTGCGGGCTTGGTCGATCAAGACGGATTTATCAATCTGCGCAGCGCTCGTAAAGAAGTGTCTTTGCCTCAAGGTGTGCAATTAGCTGCTAAAGCGACGTGCTTAAGTGAAGAGGGCACCTGTCATTCTTCTTTCATCGATATTTACTTGTATGCCGATGGTCTGATCTATCATCACCAAATTGAGTCGCATCAAGAAGCTCCCAAAAAAGATTCTGCAGAAGAGAAAAAAGAAGAACCGACTTCGCCTGAGCAGACAGAGCCCGAAGATGAATTGGAGTCTGAAGGTGGCGCTGACGAAGTCGAAGGCGATCCGGGTCATTACGTCGGCAGTGTCAAAGAAGACATTGAAAATCTTTTGGATGTAAAACCAGAACCAAAAAAAGACGAACCTAAAAAAGAAGAGCCGAAGTCGGGAGAGCCAAAGAAGGAAGAACCCAAGAAAGAGGAGCCAGAAGCAGAGACTCCGAAAAAGGATGAACCAAAGAAGGATGAGCCTAAGAAGGACGAACCCAAAAAACAGGAACCGAAGCCGGAAACTCCAAAAATTCCTGTTCCCACACCTCGTCCTGAGACTCCTAAGAAGGATGAACCGAAAAAAGAGGAGCCAAAAAAAGAAGAACCTGCAACGGATTCAAAACCTGAGATTAAAAAAGTCAGTCAGGCCATCGGGCCTGTGAATCAAGGTCGTTTAGAAAACGCGATGAATATATTGCGCTACCAAGAGACGCATGAGCCAACAGGTTTTAAAGTTATGCGTCCGGCGCGCCTCACTCACTTTGCAACAAATGAGTTGGGATATATCGTGACGCAAATGGGGCTTTTCACAAAAAAGGAAATGCCTGGATACGTGATGTCGATCGGGGATTTGTCTCGTGAAAAAGGCGGAAAACTTGGATCCCACAAATCACATCAAAATGGTTTGGATGCGGACGTGGCTCTTTTCTTTAACAATAAATCTTTTCAAGGCTTCTTTGCTTCGGCCGTGGCCGTTGATAAACCTCATGCGAACTGGATGGAAGAAGAACAATGGAAGCTCTTTAAACACGTGGTAAAGACAAACCTTATTGACCGAATCTTTATTCACAAGGTTTTAAAGAAATCTCTCTGTAATATAGCTATTAAAAATGGCGAGCTGCAAAAGGGTAAAAACGAAGGCCTAGCTTACGAAACCCTGCGCCGTCTGATCGCCGACACCGACCATCACAACCACTTCCATTTACGAGTGAAGTGTTCCAGCGCCCAGGTTCGTTGCCGCCAAATGGCAGAGCCCGCTCACGGTTCGGGATGTTTTTGA
- a CDS encoding phosphatase domain-containing protein produces MEKSHEEVFIWDLDKTYLDTTIDSLSGLMTTILERALNKKNIPGTNVLMQSLSEYRKQQKGYMYFPIYFITASPPQMEERISEKFSLDNIRPFGCFYKDNLANLRPGRFWRLTKQVGYKLQALMQLRTRLAENVRQICWGDDSETDAIIYNLYSDICSRRLGAHDIRTTLEGLNVTGEQVNTILDLQANIPEQDPVEKIYINLATDTDPDYYLKFGRRTLATYNTFQVALDLYQDHRLGLDGIYGVIQDMIYNYGYTPEELMKSFDEFIRRGVLGERAYQEVKPFFNEKGLLHNSYEPSVSPLKEKTVEDGRVYEMEGVHEPWIPERIDYLHDYR; encoded by the coding sequence ATGGAAAAGAGTCACGAAGAAGTTTTTATCTGGGATTTGGATAAGACCTATCTGGACACGACCATTGATTCGCTATCGGGTCTGATGACCACGATTCTTGAGCGCGCCTTGAATAAGAAAAACATTCCTGGCACCAACGTTCTGATGCAATCTTTGTCGGAGTACCGTAAGCAACAAAAAGGCTACATGTACTTTCCGATTTATTTTATCACAGCATCCCCACCGCAAATGGAAGAGCGCATCTCTGAGAAATTCTCTTTGGATAATATCCGCCCGTTTGGTTGTTTTTATAAAGACAACTTGGCGAATCTTCGTCCCGGTCGTTTCTGGCGTTTGACGAAGCAGGTGGGATACAAGCTTCAAGCCTTGATGCAGTTAAGAACAAGACTTGCCGAGAACGTCCGTCAAATCTGCTGGGGCGATGACAGCGAAACAGACGCCATCATCTACAATCTTTATTCGGATATTTGTTCCAGACGTTTGGGAGCTCACGACATTCGCACGACCTTAGAAGGCTTGAATGTGACTGGTGAGCAAGTAAATACAATCTTAGATTTGCAAGCGAATATTCCAGAGCAAGATCCTGTCGAAAAAATCTATATCAATCTTGCGACGGACACCGATCCTGATTACTACTTAAAGTTTGGGCGCCGCACGTTAGCGACGTACAATACTTTTCAAGTGGCGTTAGATCTTTATCAAGATCACCGCTTAGGCCTTGATGGAATCTACGGTGTTATTCAAGACATGATTTACAACTATGGCTACACACCCGAAGAGCTGATGAAAAGTTTTGACGAATTTATCCGTCGTGGTGTCTTAGGTGAAAGAGCCTATCAAGAGGTGAAACCTTTCTTCAACGAAAAGGGATTGCTGCACAACTCTTACGAACCTTCTGTAAGTCCCCTTAAAGAAAAAACTGTTGAGGATGGAAGGGTGTACGAGATGGAAGGAGTCCACGAGCCTTGGATTCCTGAGCGGATCGATTATCTTCACGACTATCGTTAG
- a CDS encoding TonB family protein: MAKNNWLISTLIILGLVSVGLSLFVATQTEKQKPGSRPLARIELNLGKVFVLRKNLTQKETLTRKSTLFALDSVETGVDGDATMEFDSAYRIRIPENSLITIDEESDRIVLILKRGDLQVENFGREGSVYISKDGVRWNATDYEMNYKKQAPTETLPDLAPAETSPTQPTPNIQEGLTSEFIQDTLKTHRGSFFKCYTQLLQKTPGVTGQASITFTIERTGKVNQAEIASSSINDAGFKKCLLEATRRVEFKSFNGDPISTVFPLRFE, encoded by the coding sequence ATGGCGAAGAACAACTGGTTGATTTCCACTCTGATTATTTTAGGTCTTGTAAGCGTAGGCCTTTCTCTTTTCGTAGCAACACAAACTGAAAAACAGAAGCCAGGCTCTCGCCCTTTAGCCCGCATTGAACTCAATCTGGGTAAAGTCTTTGTCTTGCGCAAAAACCTCACACAAAAAGAAACTCTCACGCGCAAATCCACGCTCTTCGCATTAGATTCAGTAGAGACTGGCGTAGACGGTGACGCGACCATGGAATTTGATTCCGCTTACCGCATTCGTATTCCCGAAAATTCTTTAATCACCATTGATGAAGAAAGTGATCGCATCGTTTTGATTTTAAAAAGAGGCGACCTGCAAGTAGAAAACTTCGGCCGCGAAGGCAGCGTCTACATTTCTAAGGACGGCGTCCGCTGGAACGCCACCGACTACGAAATGAATTACAAGAAACAAGCTCCGACAGAAACTTTGCCTGATCTAGCGCCAGCCGAAACCAGCCCGACACAGCCGACACCCAACATCCAAGAAGGCCTGACTTCCGAGTTCATTCAAGACACCTTGAAAACTCACCGCGGCTCTTTCTTCAAATGCTACACTCAGCTTCTGCAAAAAACTCCGGGAGTCACAGGCCAAGCCTCAATCACCTTCACCATCGAACGCACCGGCAAAGTAAACCAAGCCGAAATCGCCTCTTCAAGCATCAACGACGCCGGCTTCAAAAAATGCCTCCTCGAAGCCACCCGCCGAGTCGAATTCAAATCCTTCAACGGCGACCCCATCTCCACAGTCTTCCCTCTCCGCTTCGAATAA
- the secG gene encoding preprotein translocase subunit SecG yields MTTFIGILHIIVALVLIVLVLIQDSKSDGALGMGGASGSNSLLGATGAQSLAGKMTVWAAIFFAISCLTLSILTSSKTKSVVDSLPLPTAPAAAPATTDANGAAAVPAETPAATATPAATPAATATPAQ; encoded by the coding sequence ATGACTACTTTCATTGGAATTCTTCATATCATCGTTGCTTTGGTCTTGATTGTTCTTGTTTTGATTCAAGATTCTAAAAGTGATGGCGCCCTTGGAATGGGCGGCGCAAGCGGTTCGAACTCTTTGTTGGGTGCTACAGGCGCACAATCTTTGGCTGGTAAAATGACTGTTTGGGCAGCGATCTTTTTTGCGATCAGCTGTTTAACTTTATCTATTTTGACTTCTTCTAAAACAAAATCCGTTGTTGATTCTTTGCCTTTGCCAACAGCTCCGGCGGCGGCTCCTGCAACAACAGATGCTAATGGTGCAGCCGCTGTTCCTGCGGAAACTCCAGCAGCGACGGCAACTCCAGCTGCGACACCTGCAGCAACTGCAACTCCTGCTCAGTAA
- a CDS encoding diacylglycerol/lipid kinase family protein, with translation MQNSLHQHTMKKILVLVNPKARQGHQVQEEITAWLKENGYEVLDHNQKSGRSMVEVIDHFAKENPVVLVSGGDGSVREALPALIRHNLPLLLIPSGTANNLARTLNIPTNIKDALELLKTGQIQSVDTGIVNGIPFMNVVGLGLSTQVNRVVQSDLKRWLGVFAFILTAIKVVLRMTPFWVQLEFDGKIHSAFSWQVSICNGRNYGNGLVIHKDASLEDGTLHGLSTESKKWWHSFVLIPALITGKFKREDDVTSFSGQTIQLRTKRTMHVDVDGDVRTTTPLKIRVLPRSLNIFAPIESPQT, from the coding sequence ATGCAGAATTCTCTTCATCAACACACTATGAAAAAGATCCTGGTGTTGGTCAACCCCAAGGCTCGGCAGGGCCATCAGGTGCAGGAAGAAATCACAGCATGGTTGAAAGAAAACGGCTACGAGGTGTTGGATCACAATCAGAAATCTGGCAGATCCATGGTTGAAGTCATCGATCATTTTGCAAAAGAAAATCCAGTTGTCTTGGTCTCCGGAGGCGACGGCTCTGTGCGCGAGGCCTTACCCGCTTTGATTCGTCACAATCTTCCGTTGCTTTTGATTCCTTCGGGGACCGCGAATAACTTAGCTCGCACTTTGAATATCCCGACGAATATCAAAGACGCATTAGAACTTCTTAAAACCGGACAGATCCAGAGTGTGGACACGGGAATTGTGAACGGCATACCTTTTATGAATGTGGTAGGCTTGGGTTTAAGCACTCAAGTCAATCGCGTCGTCCAATCAGACCTGAAACGCTGGCTAGGAGTTTTTGCCTTTATACTCACCGCCATCAAGGTTGTTTTACGAATGACACCTTTCTGGGTTCAACTGGAGTTTGACGGAAAAATTCACAGCGCTTTTTCCTGGCAAGTCAGTATCTGCAACGGCAGAAATTACGGGAACGGACTTGTCATTCACAAGGATGCTTCTTTGGAAGACGGCACTCTGCATGGTTTGAGTACAGAATCCAAAAAGTGGTGGCATTCTTTCGTCTTAATTCCCGCATTGATCACGGGAAAATTTAAACGAGAAGACGATGTGACAAGTTTTTCTGGGCAAACAATCCAACTTCGCACCAAACGCACCATGCATGTCGACGTGGATGGCGATGTGCGCACGACAACGCCTTTAAAAATCCGCGTCCTGCCTCGATCTTTAAATATTTTTGCACCCATTGAATCCCCTCAGACCTAA
- a CDS encoding metallophosphoesterase family protein yields MKRILHISDLHFGRIHPPAIEALESFLAAQQQKLDLIVMTGDWTQRARKGQYQAAAEFIKRSPFPVLTIPGNHDIPLYNFVARLLQPLRNYNRFIRSVTTDTFEDPEMVIVGFRTASVFRPVEGRILKKDIERAESAFSKAPDSALRVIACHHPLFQPKDLARIQPEYLAKRVLALKPHLVLSGHSHLNWVATVKDEERHQILHVSAGSATSDRLRGEVNSFHIITTENAGVNIETYFLSEEGFVIPKGEVHKSVKWEPFINL; encoded by the coding sequence ATGAAGAGAATTCTGCATATTTCTGATCTCCACTTCGGGCGCATTCATCCTCCGGCTATTGAGGCGCTAGAAAGTTTTTTGGCGGCTCAACAGCAAAAACTGGATTTGATCGTCATGACGGGGGATTGGACTCAAAGAGCCCGTAAAGGCCAATATCAAGCTGCGGCCGAGTTCATCAAACGATCTCCGTTTCCAGTATTAACGATTCCTGGGAATCACGATATTCCTTTGTACAATTTCGTCGCGCGACTGTTGCAACCTTTGAGAAACTACAATCGTTTTATCCGCAGCGTGACGACTGACACTTTTGAAGATCCGGAAATGGTCATCGTGGGATTTCGCACCGCCAGTGTTTTTCGTCCTGTAGAAGGACGTATTCTAAAAAAAGATATCGAACGCGCCGAGAGCGCTTTTTCTAAGGCGCCGGATTCGGCTCTGCGGGTGATTGCCTGTCATCATCCGCTGTTTCAACCGAAAGATTTGGCGCGCATTCAGCCTGAATATCTAGCCAAAAGAGTTTTGGCTTTGAAACCGCACTTAGTTCTGAGCGGGCATTCGCATTTAAACTGGGTCGCGACTGTGAAGGATGAAGAACGTCATCAGATTTTGCATGTGTCCGCGGGGAGTGCAACGTCGGATCGTCTGCGTGGCGAGGTGAATAGCTTCCACATCATCACCACGGAAAATGCGGGCGTGAATATAGAGACTTATTTTCTCTCAGAAGAAGGCTTTGTCATTCCGAAGGGCGAAGTTCACAAGTCCGTTAAATGGGAACCATTTATTAATCTGTGA